One region of Candidatus Peribacteraceae bacterium genomic DNA includes:
- a CDS encoding GNAT family N-acetyltransferase has translation MPKKKELVGNPRLATLRRRVAKAPTVPGVYRWLDKEGTVLYVGKAKNLRNRLRSYVTKDTAAGPWKQSFLEQITDFDLTVTNTEVEALIFETNLIKELRPKYNILMKDDKNYIYARVTVQDPYPRVEAARKIEEDGSKYFGPMATGGELWAMLTMLRSIFPFRTCTMEILPLPPAPSPEGGGGNKQEQIHLDVICHHKDRPTPCLDFHIEKCSAPCIGRRTPEEYQKESIEGVMKFLKGDYESVRPVIRERMEKAATDRRFELAAQFRDYLEALDRLEGKQLITDTSGEDSDIIAVALLSGRADVVVMQRRNGRLIGDRTFSLAGHAEHPSEVLEQFLPQFYEEGSEVPEEILINAPLPGREVFEAWLSAKKGRRVKVILPARGRKSQLLQLAEKNVLEKARQREAKWEAEKRNTEAALAQLQETLALPAPPLRIEGYDISHLGGTETVGSMVVIKGGKAANDQYRSFTIRSLRAGEVDDYQALKEVLLRRLRHLPEIRESEAKKWESRGVTFGKARKADQMRLDAVACDPFSTLRDRPLRYKECFVAREGEGVAAVGRIFKHPNGLLELEHVWVAESHEQTTVGSALLRMMLKTLKKGKAYVCVDAGKENAYASFGFRYVIKSPPLFQERLAKLPPDFPPQLVMVYEAKAGKADPSLSSRPDLIVIDGGKGQLNAALEVLTALKVPIPVLGLAKREEEVFIAGQSDPVTFPQDSSAKFLLMRLRDEAHRSANRHREARGKKSSKASVLDAVPGLGEEGKKALLRKFGSISAIREASDEELRELVSELQLKELRRHLR, from the coding sequence TTGCCCAAAAAGAAGGAACTCGTCGGCAATCCCCGGCTGGCAACCCTCCGCCGGCGCGTCGCCAAGGCGCCAACGGTCCCGGGCGTCTACCGGTGGCTGGATAAGGAGGGGACGGTGCTCTACGTGGGGAAGGCCAAGAACCTGCGCAACCGGCTGCGCTCCTACGTGACCAAGGACACGGCGGCCGGGCCGTGGAAGCAGAGCTTCCTGGAGCAGATCACGGATTTCGACCTCACCGTCACCAACACGGAAGTGGAGGCGCTCATCTTCGAGACGAACCTCATCAAGGAACTGCGCCCCAAGTACAACATCCTGATGAAGGACGACAAGAATTACATCTACGCCCGCGTCACCGTCCAAGACCCGTACCCGCGCGTGGAGGCGGCGCGGAAGATTGAGGAAGATGGATCCAAATATTTCGGGCCGATGGCCACGGGAGGGGAGCTGTGGGCGATGCTCACGATGCTGCGGTCGATCTTCCCGTTTCGCACGTGCACGATGGAGATTCTCCCTCTCCCCCCGGCCCCCTCCCCCGAGGGGGGAGGGGGAAACAAACAGGAACAGATCCACCTCGACGTCATTTGCCACCACAAAGATCGCCCCACTCCCTGCCTCGATTTCCACATCGAGAAGTGCTCGGCGCCCTGTATCGGTCGCCGTACGCCGGAGGAGTATCAGAAAGAGTCCATTGAGGGAGTCATGAAGTTCCTCAAGGGCGATTACGAGAGCGTGCGGCCGGTGATCCGGGAGAGGATGGAGAAGGCGGCGACGGACCGGCGGTTCGAGCTGGCGGCGCAGTTTCGGGATTATCTCGAGGCGCTGGACCGTCTTGAGGGAAAACAGTTGATCACTGACACCTCGGGCGAGGATTCCGACATCATCGCCGTGGCGCTCCTCTCCGGCCGCGCCGACGTGGTGGTGATGCAGCGGCGCAACGGCCGCCTCATCGGCGACAGGACGTTCTCATTGGCAGGCCACGCGGAGCATCCCTCCGAAGTCCTGGAGCAGTTCCTCCCCCAGTTCTATGAGGAAGGGTCGGAAGTGCCGGAAGAGATCCTCATCAACGCCCCGCTACCCGGGAGGGAGGTCTTCGAGGCGTGGCTCTCGGCAAAAAAAGGCCGACGCGTGAAGGTCATTTTGCCCGCGCGCGGGCGCAAGTCCCAACTGCTTCAACTGGCGGAGAAGAACGTGCTGGAGAAAGCCCGCCAGCGGGAGGCCAAGTGGGAGGCGGAGAAGAGGAATACGGAGGCGGCGCTCGCCCAACTCCAGGAAACCCTCGCCCTTCCCGCTCCCCCGCTGCGCATCGAGGGGTACGACATCAGCCATCTCGGCGGCACCGAAACCGTGGGGAGCATGGTCGTCATCAAGGGGGGGAAGGCCGCCAATGACCAGTACCGGTCCTTCACCATCCGCTCCCTGCGGGCGGGGGAGGTGGATGATTATCAGGCGCTCAAGGAAGTGCTCCTGCGTCGCCTGCGTCACCTTCCGGAAATACGTGAATCGGAAGCCAAAAAATGGGAGTCCCGGGGGGTCACCTTCGGCAAGGCGAGGAAGGCGGACCAGATGCGGCTGGACGCCGTGGCGTGCGATCCCTTCTCCACCCTCCGAGACCGTCCCCTCCGTTACAAGGAGTGCTTCGTGGCGCGGGAGGGCGAGGGCGTGGCGGCGGTGGGACGCATCTTCAAGCACCCCAACGGCTTGCTGGAACTGGAGCACGTGTGGGTGGCGGAGAGCCATGAGCAGACCACCGTGGGGTCGGCGCTCCTCCGCATGATGCTCAAGACGCTCAAGAAGGGGAAGGCGTATGTGTGCGTGGATGCGGGAAAAGAGAACGCGTACGCGTCGTTCGGGTTCCGGTATGTGATCAAGTCGCCGCCGCTCTTCCAGGAACGCCTGGCCAAGCTTCCCCCCGATTTTCCCCCGCAGCTCGTGATGGTGTACGAGGCCAAGGCGGGGAAAGCCGATCCCTCACTCTCCTCCCGTCCCGACCTGATCGTCATCGACGGCGGCAAGGGGCAGCTCAACGCGGCGCTGGAGGTCCTCACGGCGCTCAAGGTCCCTATTCCCGTCCTCGGCCTCGCCAAAAGGGAGGAGGAAGTGTTCATCGCGGGGCAATCGGACCCCGTCACCTTCCCGCAGGACTCTTCCGCCAAGTTTCTCCTCATGCGCCTGCGCGACGAAGCCCACCGCTCCGCCAACCGCCACCGCGAGGCGCGGGGAAAGAAGTCGTCGAAGGCGTCCGTGCTCGATGCCGTCCCCGGCCTTGGGGAGGAGGGGAAGAAGGCGCTCCTGAGGAAGTTCGGGAGCATCTCGGCCATACGCGAGGCTTCAGACGAAGAGCTGAGAGAGCTCGTGAGCGAACTTCAGTTGAAAGAGCTTCGGAGACATTTGAGGTAA